One segment of Paenibacillus rhizovicinus DNA contains the following:
- a CDS encoding NADPH-dependent FMN reductase produces MPDTLNILAVSGSLREKSSNTALMHAIIGLAPEEMRFEVYRGLGDLPHFNPDLDTEAGPAAVTELRSRLAAADAVLICTPEYGNGVPGSLKNALDWIVSSGEFVNKPTAVITASPTPMGGDKAHASLLLTLGMINAVVDDGATLMIPHISLKLDREGRIKDDALVRDIEAMLAALLSACRAQPSK; encoded by the coding sequence ATGCCCGATACCCTGAACATCCTTGCCGTATCCGGCAGCTTACGAGAGAAATCATCCAACACGGCGCTCATGCATGCCATCATCGGATTAGCCCCGGAGGAAATGCGTTTCGAAGTCTATCGCGGACTTGGCGATCTGCCGCATTTCAATCCCGACCTCGACACGGAAGCGGGGCCAGCCGCGGTAACGGAACTGCGCAGCAGGCTGGCGGCTGCCGACGCCGTGCTCATCTGCACCCCTGAATACGGCAACGGCGTGCCGGGCTCGCTTAAGAATGCCTTGGATTGGATCGTGTCGTCGGGCGAATTCGTGAACAAGCCGACGGCCGTCATCACCGCGTCCCCGACACCGATGGGCGGCGATAAGGCGCATGCTTCGCTGCTGTTGACCCTCGGCATGATCAATGCGGTCGTCGACGATGGCGCGACGCTTATGATTCCGCATATTTCGCTCAAGCTGGATAGGGAAGGCCGGATCAAGGACGACGCGCTGGTACGCGATATCGAAGCGATGCTTGCCGCGCTCTTGTCGGCTTGCCGCGCGCAGCCAAGCAAGTAA
- a CDS encoding mandelate racemase/muconate lactonizing enzyme family protein, translating to MKITDMTTFLFPWGSLFIKLETDEGISGWGECSPMGGHVLQAMAVHALKPHVIGGNPFDVEVLWQKMLLAPYKLGPSGAQLEAISGIDLAMWDIIGKTTNKPIYQLQGGRFRDRVNIYYSYGWDGRATVDEVARIMSEQVDNGFTVLKLRMNYGPLKGEIANDPAIPMMKAIRAAVGDEVKIGFDANNGYTAHKAIQIGRYLEEHVGLAWFEEPTPQYDYLTMAQVADALDTPVSAGEHEYTLWQFRDLILHGKADIIQPDLVKCGGITEAKKIAALCEAWSKPIVVHNTQPTIGTAASLHFCASVSNAMYHQEFTGHNEKLSALFHNQLEFKDGYLFVPDGPGLGLEVNERKVRETAISIM from the coding sequence ATGAAGATAACCGACATGACCACGTTCCTATTCCCTTGGGGCAGTCTGTTCATCAAATTGGAGACTGACGAAGGGATTAGCGGATGGGGCGAGTGCTCGCCTATGGGCGGGCATGTTCTTCAAGCCATGGCCGTTCATGCATTGAAGCCGCATGTGATCGGGGGCAATCCGTTCGATGTTGAAGTGCTGTGGCAGAAGATGCTGCTGGCACCTTATAAGCTCGGTCCGTCCGGCGCGCAGCTGGAAGCGATATCGGGCATTGATCTGGCCATGTGGGACATTATCGGCAAAACGACGAACAAACCGATTTATCAGCTGCAAGGCGGACGATTCCGGGATCGGGTGAACATTTATTACAGCTACGGATGGGATGGAAGAGCAACGGTCGATGAGGTTGCCCGCATCATGAGCGAGCAGGTGGACAATGGGTTTACGGTGCTTAAATTACGCATGAATTATGGGCCGTTAAAGGGTGAGATCGCGAACGATCCCGCTATTCCGATGATGAAAGCGATCCGCGCCGCGGTAGGCGACGAGGTGAAAATCGGCTTCGATGCGAACAACGGCTATACTGCGCATAAAGCCATTCAGATCGGACGCTATCTGGAAGAGCATGTCGGTCTTGCATGGTTCGAGGAGCCGACGCCCCAATACGATTATTTGACCATGGCGCAGGTCGCGGACGCGCTTGATACGCCGGTCAGCGCGGGGGAGCATGAGTACACGCTATGGCAATTCCGCGACCTTATCCTGCATGGCAAAGCGGATATCATTCAGCCTGATTTGGTCAAATGCGGCGGAATCACGGAAGCCAAGAAAATTGCCGCCTTATGCGAAGCGTGGAGCAAACCCATCGTCGTCCATAACACCCAGCCGACGATCGGAACGGCCGCAAGCTTGCACTTTTGCGCTAGCGTATCCAATGCCATGTATCATCAAGAGTTTACCGGACATAACGAGAAGCTGTCGGCGTTATTCCACAATCAATTGGAATTTAAAGACGGTTATCTGTTCGTGCCCGACGGTCCGGGACTCGGCTTGGAGGTCAATGAACGGAAAGTGAGAGAAACAGCCATTTCAATCATGTAA
- a CDS encoding Ig-like domain-containing protein, which produces MILVRKLLTAWLLLALAIPAFAASAESLSTQDKFNVLKDKGIFTGLGDGSAGLDQSMTREQFAAVLYRLWELPDINPANPSFNDVLKPRWSYHEVEAVNHAGLMTGTAERKFSPAVSVTVEQLAVVLARAYGYTNGSSPVTGLVSPWARNAVSAALDHGYITYQGTYKAAATRGQLVDAAYAVYQQQHQQKLQASTVLPLANNILQVTLKEAVTKVDPSSFSLKDDQGTVIAIRAATLSSDGKTVTVLTGPQEAYVYYTLTVDGTGLRYYAISNNNGGPVVPSDTTRPTVTKLENLGNRTIRLTFSEPVSRSTAEDPNHYDIVSGGLGISNFKLSSDGRTVTITTSTQEDGYRYRLSVSGVKDLVGNTMTSRSDLYFNGIYDLDGSKPTVVSVTGQNNSTIRVVFSEKVDAGDVRNVNNYSINNDLYVTRASLASDGITATLYTNDQENGKDYKMTIRNIADVAGNVMNTRSDIVFKATNDHDNPRVQSVTVLSNSTVEVQFSERVNADQAKKASNYTINNDLRVTNVILDSDGSTVTLTTSKQTDAVLYTVTIQGISDLAGNVMDKVTNLYFGGLVDHTPPTVVGIQAAARQTVLTFSERLDASTATGTGNYKLDGNLGAVKNAVYDDAKKTVTLTTNAQTPGGVYSVTINQVKDLSGNAIAKDTRIQFVGSDRETIGSITLQKLEVVNQNTVQATFSRALSDSEVASLDLTILKDNNRDVDVNGWSEYVVRKSGTDNAVVIQLRTKQSGNPSLFVAGHVYAGRISDLPSLVTKDGADQKVFPGTEKKNDEPYVTQASASNSRAIKVTFSEPVRNVSPSGFDVLRDDNSKIGIAGDSLNDTNRIVTEVTLYLDDDVASGKTYRLRFKDSIKDAAGWNAIRTQDDSNPYLVVFAGTATSNQQPEVTKIVSTDRYTFEIQFSEPVRLDDAGGLFLYAASGDDEVDIQSGGNASYVLSPDRKSIKVYLNADRLDPLKSNQRYRLEYDANRGRIVDDQGAALEDSADSGVYNFTASSANNAIPSIANVDAQGTAIKITFSEPIKGYTDETNFFNIVIDGKPVIPTEGQLDGKTMIILKVPSIASGKIGTITYTRDGADSIRDYNSFSPDEDAVVTFGVQ; this is translated from the coding sequence ATGATCCTTGTACGGAAATTGCTGACCGCATGGCTGCTGTTGGCACTGGCCATTCCGGCTTTCGCTGCAAGCGCGGAGTCGCTTTCAACGCAAGATAAGTTCAATGTCTTGAAGGACAAAGGGATCTTCACGGGACTTGGGGACGGAAGCGCGGGACTTGATCAATCGATGACGAGGGAACAATTCGCCGCCGTGCTGTACCGGCTGTGGGAGCTGCCGGACATCAATCCGGCAAATCCAAGCTTTAACGACGTTTTGAAGCCGAGATGGTCCTATCATGAAGTGGAGGCCGTGAACCATGCAGGCCTTATGACGGGAACCGCTGAGCGCAAGTTCTCTCCCGCCGTCAGCGTAACGGTGGAGCAGTTGGCTGTCGTACTGGCTAGGGCCTATGGCTACACGAACGGCAGTTCTCCGGTGACGGGCCTCGTGTCGCCTTGGGCAAGGAACGCGGTCAGTGCCGCGCTTGATCACGGTTATATCACCTATCAGGGTACTTACAAAGCAGCCGCTACCCGCGGTCAGCTCGTCGATGCCGCTTATGCCGTCTATCAACAGCAGCACCAGCAAAAGCTTCAGGCGAGCACCGTTCTGCCGCTGGCGAACAATATTCTGCAAGTCACCTTGAAAGAAGCCGTCACCAAGGTTGATCCGTCCAGTTTCTCGCTCAAGGACGATCAGGGGACGGTTATCGCGATCCGGGCAGCGACGCTATCCTCGGACGGCAAGACCGTTACGGTATTGACTGGGCCTCAGGAAGCCTATGTCTATTACACGCTTACGGTGGACGGAACGGGCTTGCGTTATTACGCGATTTCCAATAACAACGGCGGCCCGGTCGTCCCGAGCGATACGACTCGTCCTACCGTCACCAAGCTCGAGAACTTGGGAAATCGGACGATCCGGCTGACGTTCTCCGAGCCGGTTAGCCGCTCCACGGCAGAGGATCCGAACCATTACGACATCGTTTCCGGCGGTCTCGGTATCAGCAACTTTAAGCTATCCAGCGATGGCCGCACGGTGACGATCACGACAAGCACGCAAGAGGACGGTTACCGTTACCGTCTATCCGTATCCGGCGTGAAGGATCTGGTCGGCAACACGATGACTTCCCGGAGCGACTTGTACTTCAACGGCATCTATGACCTCGACGGTTCGAAGCCGACCGTGGTGTCTGTCACCGGGCAGAACAATTCGACCATCCGGGTTGTGTTCAGCGAGAAAGTCGACGCCGGCGACGTTCGCAACGTGAACAATTACAGCATCAATAACGATTTGTACGTTACTCGGGCGTCCCTCGCCAGCGACGGCATAACGGCAACGCTGTACACCAACGATCAAGAGAACGGCAAGGATTACAAGATGACGATTCGCAATATCGCCGATGTGGCCGGTAACGTCATGAACACGCGGAGCGATATTGTATTCAAAGCCACGAACGATCACGATAATCCCCGTGTCCAATCCGTAACCGTGCTGAGCAATTCGACCGTCGAAGTGCAGTTCAGCGAACGGGTCAACGCGGATCAGGCGAAGAAAGCGTCGAATTACACGATCAATAACGATCTGAGGGTAACCAACGTCATTCTCGACAGCGACGGAAGCACGGTTACGCTCACGACTTCGAAGCAGACGGACGCCGTGCTGTATACCGTGACGATTCAAGGGATCTCCGACCTGGCGGGCAACGTCATGGATAAGGTGACGAACCTGTATTTTGGCGGTCTCGTCGACCACACGCCTCCGACCGTTGTCGGTATTCAAGCGGCTGCGCGCCAAACGGTCTTGACGTTCAGCGAGCGTCTGGATGCGAGTACGGCGACCGGCACGGGCAATTACAAGCTCGACGGCAATCTCGGCGCGGTCAAGAACGCGGTGTACGACGACGCGAAGAAGACGGTCACGCTGACGACCAACGCCCAGACGCCGGGCGGGGTTTATTCCGTTACCATTAATCAAGTCAAGGACCTGAGCGGTAATGCGATCGCCAAGGATACGCGGATTCAATTCGTCGGCAGCGATCGCGAAACGATCGGTTCGATAACGTTACAGAAGCTCGAAGTCGTCAATCAGAACACGGTTCAAGCAACGTTCAGCCGCGCGCTGTCCGACTCCGAGGTCGCCTCCCTTGACCTGACGATTCTCAAGGACAACAACCGGGACGTCGACGTGAACGGATGGAGCGAATACGTTGTCCGCAAGTCAGGCACGGATAACGCGGTTGTGATTCAGCTGCGGACGAAGCAATCGGGCAACCCTTCGCTGTTCGTCGCGGGGCATGTCTACGCGGGCCGCATCTCTGATTTGCCTAGTTTGGTCACCAAGGACGGGGCGGATCAGAAGGTATTCCCGGGCACAGAGAAGAAAAACGACGAACCTTATGTAACGCAAGCGTCGGCTTCGAACAGCAGGGCGATCAAGGTCACTTTCAGCGAGCCCGTTCGCAATGTCAGTCCGTCCGGTTTCGATGTTCTGCGCGACGACAATTCGAAGATCGGCATCGCGGGGGACAGCCTGAACGACACGAACAGAATCGTGACCGAAGTGACGCTCTATCTAGACGACGACGTGGCGTCCGGCAAAACGTACCGCTTGCGCTTCAAGGACAGCATCAAGGATGCGGCGGGTTGGAACGCCATCCGCACGCAAGACGATTCCAATCCATACCTAGTCGTGTTCGCGGGAACGGCAACGTCCAATCAGCAGCCTGAGGTCACGAAGATCGTATCGACGGACCGTTATACGTTCGAAATTCAATTCAGCGAGCCGGTTAGGCTTGATGATGCGGGAGGCTTATTCCTGTACGCTGCGTCCGGCGACGACGAAGTCGACATTCAATCCGGCGGCAACGCGAGCTACGTGCTGTCTCCGGACCGCAAGTCGATCAAGGTTTATCTGAACGCGGACCGGCTGGACCCGCTGAAGTCGAATCAGCGCTACAGATTGGAATACGATGCTAACCGCGGGCGGATCGTGGACGATCAAGGGGCTGCGCTCGAGGATTCGGCCGACAGCGGCGTCTATAACTTCACCGCATCAAGCGCGAATAATGCCATTCCTTCTATTGCGAACGTAGACGCGCAAGGAACGGCGATCAAGATTACGTTCAGCGAGCCGATCAAGGGCTATACGGATGAAACGAATTTCTTCAACATCGTAATAGACGGCAAACCAGTCATTCCGACGGAAGGCCAACTGGACGGTAAAACGATGATTATATTGAAAGTACCGTCAATCGCTTCCGGAAAGATCGGAACGATCACGTATACCAGAGATGGCGCCGACTCGATCCGCGATTACAACAGCTTCTCGCCGGACGAGGATGCCGTAGTTACTTTCGGCGTACAGTAA
- a CDS encoding amidohydrolase family protein, which produces MEQQQEATIEPKKARTGIIDCDVHPYPRNTEEIRSYMKQPWRERYNGGGRGFYGNPVHGDRLDARPPQGGPSGSEPELLRRQLVDEYGYAHAILMPRAFCNLHPDPDFGNAIAAAYNDWLADTWLSKYNADGVFKGSITVNTQDPQAAAREIERWAGHPHFVQVMTDSGARAPFGQRQFYPIYEACEKFGLPFAIHPGTDGMGINVQPSPGFPTHYIEWHTCLSLGFQAHLVSFLTEGVFERFPRFKIVLVEGGVSWLAPLMWRLDAEYKALRYEVPWLKRKPSEYLRDHVRITSQPLERPDNDAYLLQMFEMMDAEHVLMFSSDYPHWDFDSPTRAFPKLPEALHRRIFSENAIEFYNL; this is translated from the coding sequence ATGGAGCAGCAGCAGGAAGCAACAATCGAACCCAAGAAGGCGCGGACGGGAATCATTGACTGCGACGTGCATCCCTACCCTAGGAATACGGAGGAAATCCGTTCCTACATGAAGCAGCCTTGGAGGGAGCGCTATAACGGAGGCGGCCGCGGTTTCTACGGCAATCCCGTCCATGGAGACCGCCTCGACGCAAGGCCTCCGCAGGGCGGACCGTCGGGCTCCGAACCGGAGCTCCTTCGCAGGCAGCTTGTCGACGAGTACGGATATGCGCATGCGATTCTGATGCCGCGCGCATTTTGCAACTTGCACCCCGATCCCGATTTCGGAAACGCCATCGCGGCGGCCTACAATGATTGGCTCGCGGATACGTGGCTCAGCAAATATAATGCGGATGGCGTGTTCAAAGGATCCATTACGGTGAATACGCAGGATCCGCAAGCTGCCGCCCGCGAAATCGAACGGTGGGCTGGACATCCGCACTTCGTTCAAGTCATGACCGATTCCGGCGCCCGTGCCCCGTTCGGACAGCGGCAATTCTATCCGATCTACGAGGCTTGCGAGAAATTCGGACTGCCGTTCGCCATTCACCCCGGTACCGACGGGATGGGGATCAACGTGCAGCCGTCTCCCGGATTCCCGACGCATTACATCGAGTGGCATACTTGTCTGTCTCTCGGCTTCCAGGCTCATCTGGTCAGCTTCCTTACGGAAGGCGTATTCGAGCGATTTCCGCGCTTTAAGATCGTCCTCGTCGAAGGCGGAGTTTCGTGGCTGGCGCCTCTGATGTGGCGGCTGGACGCGGAATACAAAGCGCTGCGGTACGAGGTGCCTTGGCTGAAACGCAAGCCTAGCGAATACTTGCGCGACCATGTCCGGATTACGTCGCAACCGCTGGAAAGACCGGACAACGATGCTTATTTGCTGCAGATGTTCGAAATGATGGACGCGGAGCATGTCCTCATGTTTTCCAGCGATTATCCGCATTGGGATTTCGATTCCCCGACCCGCGCTTTTCCGAAGCTGCCGGAAGCGCTGCACCGCCGGATTTTTTCGGAGAATGCGATCGAATTTTATAACCTTTGA
- a CDS encoding CcdC family protein has translation MQGSSFYLIAVLIAALILWRRTRSMYRPIPGNGLRLLLPAAYLAVACIPVSTGPNVDAAAWEFVVAFLVGAVLSIPLIWTTKYERRDDGMIYAAKNKSFIFSFLAIFLVRFILRDYFKFVGPETEAALFVVVAVGYAVPWRIASYMKFRKLLAERLAAP, from the coding sequence ATGCAAGGATCTTCCTTCTATCTCATTGCCGTGCTGATTGCGGCGTTGATCTTATGGCGCCGGACGAGATCGATGTACCGTCCGATTCCAGGCAACGGCCTTCGATTGCTGTTGCCCGCGGCTTACCTTGCGGTTGCTTGCATCCCCGTTTCGACTGGCCCCAATGTCGATGCGGCCGCCTGGGAATTCGTCGTGGCCTTCCTTGTCGGCGCCGTGCTCTCGATTCCGCTTATCTGGACCACGAAGTACGAGCGGCGCGACGACGGGATGATTTACGCCGCCAAGAACAAAAGCTTCATATTCTCGTTCTTGGCGATCTTCCTCGTCCGCTTTATCCTGCGGGACTATTTCAAGTTCGTCGGTCCCGAAACGGAAGCCGCGCTGTTCGTCGTCGTGGCCGTCGGCTATGCGGTTCCCTGGCGAATCGCATCGTACATGAAATTCCGCAAGCTGCTCGCGGAACGCCTCGCCGCTCCTTGA
- a CDS encoding glycoside hydrolase family 16 protein, giving the protein MRTDGTGVAATYGYFEARILMPAGKGTWPAFWLMSQNSISQGVPSTAELDTVEAYGQDPNGACQSKHWWAGSPEVHDSHCSSSNFTFGDNASTWHIYGTKVTPTDTIYYIDNVEVWRHATFDQAKTPLYFMINLALGGGWPIDLERYNNHVDMFVDYVRVFQ; this is encoded by the coding sequence GTGCGCACGGACGGAACGGGTGTCGCTGCGACTTACGGCTACTTCGAAGCACGGATCCTGATGCCTGCGGGCAAAGGAACATGGCCGGCGTTCTGGCTCATGTCGCAGAACAGCATTTCGCAAGGCGTGCCGTCGACAGCGGAGCTTGATACCGTGGAGGCTTACGGCCAAGACCCGAACGGCGCTTGCCAGTCGAAGCACTGGTGGGCAGGGAGTCCGGAAGTGCACGATTCCCATTGCTCGTCTTCGAATTTCACGTTCGGCGACAACGCATCCACCTGGCATATTTATGGCACCAAAGTAACGCCGACCGATACGATCTACTACATCGACAATGTTGAGGTGTGGCGCCATGCGACGTTCGATCAAGCAAAGACCCCGTTGTACTTCATGATTAACCTTGCGCTTGGCGGCGGATGGCCGATCGATCTTGAGCGATACAACAATCATGTCGATATGTTTGTCGATTACGTTCGCGTATTCCAATGA
- a CDS encoding DUF2239 family protein encodes MSIELPSICCTAFSGVTIVASGSLQHVITAVKDALDDRDLAQLLLFDDSTGKPIDVDFRGKTDDVLRRWGEPLGDLPVTEANQQPARRVGRPKLGVVSGEVTLLPRHWEWLKSQPGGASVTLRKLIDEARLAGGIQSRIRASQEAAYHFMTAMAGNFPCYEEALRALYAGDSDRFRRCIDDWAPDIRNYIERLAADAFA; translated from the coding sequence ATGAGTATTGAGCTGCCGAGCATTTGCTGCACGGCATTTTCTGGAGTGACAATCGTCGCCAGCGGTTCGTTACAGCATGTAATTACTGCAGTGAAGGATGCGCTGGATGACAGAGACCTCGCACAGCTGCTTCTATTTGACGATTCCACGGGGAAGCCAATCGATGTTGATTTTCGCGGGAAGACAGACGATGTGCTCCGACGATGGGGAGAACCGCTTGGCGACTTGCCCGTTACGGAAGCGAATCAACAGCCTGCCCGGCGGGTCGGCCGCCCCAAACTCGGGGTCGTATCCGGCGAAGTCACGTTATTGCCGCGTCACTGGGAGTGGCTGAAGAGTCAACCCGGAGGAGCGTCGGTAACCTTGCGCAAACTCATTGACGAGGCTCGCCTCGCAGGAGGAATTCAGAGCCGAATACGAGCGTCTCAAGAAGCAGCCTATCACTTTATGACTGCTATGGCCGGAAACTTCCCTTGCTACGAAGAAGCTCTGCGGGCGCTGTATGCAGGTGATTCGGATCGTTTTCGCCGCTGCATCGACGACTGGGCACCCGATATCCGCAACTATATCGAACGGTTAGCCGCCGATGCATTCGCTTGA
- a CDS encoding GNAT family N-acetyltransferase, whose product MNDPMHDELVMLTEWTDDETKAVCEGLIAYNRRSSRPLDEQWSDTINLILKTKEGRVAGGIMCNMFMYSLYIDVLWVDEKYRGQNYGSKLIAGVEQIAKEKGCLLVDTCTYSYQAPDFYVKCGYEIYGILEGFPEGIKKYQLKKQLV is encoded by the coding sequence ATGAATGATCCTATGCATGACGAACTGGTGATGTTAACAGAGTGGACCGATGATGAGACTAAGGCGGTCTGCGAGGGATTGATAGCCTATAACAGAAGAAGTTCCCGGCCTTTAGACGAACAATGGAGCGATACGATCAACCTTATTCTGAAAACGAAGGAGGGTCGGGTCGCAGGCGGAATTATGTGCAATATGTTCATGTATTCCCTGTACATCGATGTATTATGGGTGGACGAGAAATACCGGGGTCAAAATTATGGTTCGAAACTTATTGCGGGCGTGGAGCAAATCGCAAAGGAAAAGGGATGCCTGTTAGTTGATACCTGTACATACAGCTATCAAGCCCCGGACTTTTATGTGAAATGCGGCTATGAGATCTATGGCATCTTGGAAGGATTTCCGGAAGGAATCAAGAAATATCAGTTGAAAAAGCAGCTTGTTTGA
- a CDS encoding alpha/beta fold hydrolase, whose product MNILNVNGIDLAYDSFGNENDEAIILIAGLGTQMIRWTDPFCRLLAARGFRVIRFDNRDAGCSAHFDHYQALDFGALAAALMSGQRPDVPYTLDDMASDAIGLLDALSIDRAHFVGRSMGGMIAQLASSTYPERVRSLTSIMSSSGNPALPQTSPDVMATMTTPAPNPFEDEAGFLAHSLNFAKRIAGTGYPFDEDAYRALILEEVRRAYDPGSVGRQIAAIAVSGDRRPRLATIQAPALVIHGMDDPLFVPACGEDTASAIPGAELMLIDGVGHDLPSQLYGQVADGIERTARRKLPH is encoded by the coding sequence ATGAACATCTTGAACGTTAACGGCATCGATTTGGCTTATGACAGCTTCGGAAACGAGAATGACGAGGCTATTATCCTAATTGCCGGGCTTGGAACGCAAATGATCCGATGGACGGATCCGTTTTGTCGGCTATTAGCGGCGCGGGGCTTTCGCGTGATTCGCTTCGATAATCGCGACGCCGGCTGCTCGGCGCACTTTGACCATTATCAGGCGTTGGATTTCGGCGCTCTGGCTGCTGCTCTCATGTCGGGACAGCGGCCGGACGTCCCTTACACGCTCGATGATATGGCGAGCGACGCTATCGGACTGCTCGACGCCCTTTCCATTGACCGGGCGCATTTCGTCGGCAGGTCGATGGGCGGCATGATTGCGCAGCTTGCATCCAGCACGTATCCTGAACGGGTTCGATCGCTCACCTCCATCATGTCCAGTTCCGGCAATCCCGCCCTTCCCCAAACTTCGCCGGATGTCATGGCAACGATGACGACGCCGGCGCCGAATCCCTTTGAAGATGAAGCAGGATTCTTGGCGCACAGCCTCAATTTCGCCAAACGAATAGCCGGGACCGGTTATCCGTTTGATGAGGACGCTTATCGGGCGCTCATTCTCGAGGAAGTCCGGCGCGCCTACGATCCCGGCAGCGTCGGACGGCAAATTGCCGCGATCGCCGTCTCCGGCGATCGTCGTCCGCGGCTGGCGACAATTCAAGCGCCGGCGCTTGTCATTCATGGCATGGACGATCCCCTATTCGTCCCGGCGTGCGGCGAGGACACGGCTTCTGCCATCCCTGGCGCCGAGCTCATGTTGATCGACGGCGTGGGACACGACCTGCCTTCTCAGCTGTACGGCCAAGTCGCGGATGGCATCGAGCGAACGGCTCGACGTAAGTTACCGCATTAG
- a CDS encoding response regulator transcription factor has protein sequence MKIKVLIADDNSFIREGMRIILTTFEEFEVLEAVEDGQQAVDYCQAHDVDVALLDVRMPNMNGVEATRLIAERTKTKPLILTTFDDDAYILEAIRCGAKGYLLKNNDPERIRDAIKSVYHGNNVLQDIILDKLKSSIGAQPANADVTITKPAHPAQGADVSGAAPTAAPMPTPTPKSPIDLSPFTERETEVMALIAKGYSNKEISRELFISEGTTANYITSILNKTALEHRTQIAIYYLTGRTR, from the coding sequence ATGAAAATCAAAGTGTTGATCGCGGACGACAACTCGTTCATCCGCGAAGGCATGCGGATTATATTGACTACGTTCGAAGAGTTCGAGGTGCTGGAAGCCGTGGAGGACGGGCAGCAGGCCGTCGATTATTGCCAGGCGCACGACGTCGATGTCGCGCTCCTGGATGTGCGGATGCCGAATATGAACGGGGTGGAGGCGACGCGACTCATCGCGGAGCGCACGAAGACGAAACCGCTCATCCTGACGACCTTCGACGACGATGCGTACATTCTGGAGGCGATCCGGTGCGGAGCGAAGGGCTATCTGCTCAAGAACAACGATCCTGAACGGATCCGCGATGCGATCAAGAGCGTCTACCACGGCAATAACGTGCTGCAGGATATCATTCTCGATAAGCTGAAGAGTTCGATCGGCGCGCAGCCGGCGAATGCGGATGTAACGATAACGAAGCCGGCGCATCCGGCTCAAGGCGCGGACGTATCGGGAGCGGCACCAACGGCAGCGCCGATGCCAACGCCGACGCCGAAGAGCCCCATCGATCTCAGTCCGTTCACGGAACGGGAGACCGAGGTCATGGCGCTGATCGCGAAGGGATACTCCAACAAGGAAATTTCCCGCGAATTGTTTATCTCCGAAGGTACGACGGCCAACTATATCACGTCGATTTTGAACAAAACGGCACTGGAGCACCGCACGCAAATCGCCATCTACTACTTGACTGGCCGAACCCGCTAG
- a CDS encoding Rieske (2Fe-2S) protein: MKEAIDIARHVVGKVAEIPAGTRRMVVVEGRPIGVFNVNGTYYALKNSCPHQGAPLCLGTVTGMTLPSAPGEYNYGREGEIVRCPWHGWEFDIATGKSIFDPHKCLVKTYDVTVEAGEVPEVETYPVFVESGSVVVHV, translated from the coding sequence ATGAAGGAGGCGATCGACATCGCAAGGCATGTGGTTGGGAAAGTCGCTGAAATTCCGGCGGGGACGAGAAGAATGGTGGTAGTTGAAGGCCGTCCGATCGGCGTATTCAACGTGAACGGTACGTATTACGCGCTCAAGAACAGCTGTCCGCATCAAGGAGCGCCGCTCTGCCTCGGTACCGTAACCGGCATGACCCTGCCGTCGGCGCCCGGTGAATATAACTACGGCCGGGAAGGCGAAATCGTGCGCTGCCCATGGCACGGCTGGGAATTTGACATTGCCACGGGCAAGTCGATATTCGATCCGCACAAATGCCTGGTCAAGACGTATGACGTGACGGTCGAAGCCGGGGAGGTCCCGGAGGTGGAAACCTATCCCGTCTTCGTGGAATCCGGGTCGGTCGTCGTGCATGTGTAG
- a CDS encoding helix-turn-helix transcriptional regulator — protein MGFLIAQRAYLKLYMITLVEKHRGYGYQMLEELKRDFKELGYEPPQSEIYRSLHDLVEDGILYRARHRKDDAEYQEVIMYYFTDHGMEKASLYRKQVIEDLERSQALIHKAIKDNSI, from the coding sequence ATGGGATTTCTAATCGCGCAGCGAGCATACCTCAAGCTGTACATGATCACGCTCGTAGAGAAGCACCGCGGGTACGGGTATCAAATGCTCGAGGAGTTGAAGAGAGATTTCAAGGAGCTAGGATACGAGCCGCCTCAATCGGAAATCTATCGATCGCTGCACGATCTTGTGGAAGATGGTATCCTGTACCGCGCGCGTCACCGTAAAGACGATGCCGAGTACCAGGAAGTCATCATGTACTATTTCACTGATCATGGCATGGAGAAAGCTTCATTATATCGGAAGCAAGTCATAGAAGACCTGGAACGATCCCAAGCCCTAATTCACAAAGCGATTAAAGATAATTCCATCTAG